In the Cryptococcus neoformans var. neoformans JEC21 chromosome 1, complete sequence genome, one interval contains:
- a CDS encoding expressed protein — MPVNRAVMKKWFPVEVMPIFGIVGIACVGATAYLWKLSQGPEVVWDRSSDWRPWDKVKHDENLKYITVNPEFWAQRRAQAAGTKTGERAVDAI; from the exons ATGCCCGTC AACCGTGCTGTCATGAAGAAGTGGTTCCCCGTTGAAGTCATGCCCATCTTCGG CATTGTCGGTATCGCTTGTGTTGGTGCCACTGCCTATCTCTGGAAGCTCTCTCAG GGCCCTGAGGTCGTCTGGGACCGATCTTCTGACTGGAGGCCCTGGGACAAGGTCAAGCACGACGAGAAC CTCAAGTACATCACTGTTAACCCCGAGTTCTGGGCTCAGCGAAGGGCTCAGGCCGCTGGTACCAAGACCGGCGAGCGAGCTGTTGATGCTATCTAA